The Oryctolagus cuniculus chromosome 5, mOryCun1.1, whole genome shotgun sequence genome includes a region encoding these proteins:
- the MCM3 gene encoding DNA replication licensing factor MCM3 isoform X2, with protein sequence MPEKAPAGQLPRSVDVILDDDLVDKVKPGDRIQVVGTYRCLPGKKGGYTSGTFRTVLIACNVKQMSKDVQPSFSAEDIAKIKKFSKTRSKDMFDQLARSLAPSIHGHDYVKKAILCLLLGGVERDLENGSHIRGDINILLIGDPSVAKSQLLRYVLCTAPRAIPTTGRGSSGVGLTAAVTTDQETGERRLEAGAMVLADRGVVCIDEFDKMSDMDRTAIHEVMEQGRVTIAKAGIHARLNARCSVLAAANPVYGRYDQYKTPMENIGLQDSLLSRFDLLFIMLDQMDPEQDREISDHVLRMHRYRAPGEQDGDAMPLGSAVDILATDDPDFNQDDQQDTQIYEKHDNLLHGTKKKKEKMVSAAFMRKYIHVAKIIKPVLTQESAAYIAEEYSRLRSQDSMSSDTARTSPVTARTLETLIRLATAHAKARMSKTVDLQDAEEAVELVQYAYFKKVLEKEKKRKKRSEDESESEEEGEKSQEEQEQKRKRRKTRQVDAKDGESYDPYDFSDTEEEMPQVHTPKTADSQETKESQKVELSESRLKAFKVALLDVFREAHAQSVGMNRLTESINKDKEEPFSSAEIQAALSRMQDDNQVMVSEGIIFLI encoded by the exons TGGACAAAGTGAAGCCTGGAGACCGAATCCAGGTGGTTGGGACTTACCGTTGCCTTCCTGGAAAGAAGGGAGGCTATACCTCAGGGACCTTCAG GACCGTCCTGATAGCCTGTAATGTGAAGCAGATGAGCAAGGATGTTCAACCTTCATTCTCTGCTGAAGATATAGCCAAGATCAAGAAGTTCAGTAAAACTCGTTCCAAG GATATGTTTGACCAGCTGGCCAGATCACTGGCCCCAAGTATCCACGGGCATGACTATGTCAAGAAggcaatcctctgcctgctcttGGGAGGAGTGGAACGAGACCTAGAAAATGGCAGCCACATCCGTGGGGACATCAATATTCTCTTAATAG GAGACCCATCGGTTGCCAAGTCTCAGCTTTTGCGGTATGTCCTTTGCACTGCTCCCCGGGCTATCCCCACCACTGGCCGGGGATCCTCAGGAGTGGGTCTGACAGCTGCTGTCACCACAGACCAGGAAACAG GAGAGCGTCGTCTGGAAGCGGGGGCCATGGTCCTGGCTGATCGAGGTGTGGTCTGTATCGATGAATTTGACAAGATGTCTGACATGGATCGCACAGCCATCCATGAAGTGATGGAGCAGGGCCGGGTGACCATCGCCAAGGCTGGCATCCACGCTCGGCTGAATGCTCGCTGCAGTGTCTTGGCAGCTGCCAACCCTGTCTATGGCAGG TATGATCAATATAAGACCCCAATGGAAAACATTGGGCTACAGGACTCACTGCTGTCCCGATTTGACTTGCTCTTCATCATGCTGGATCAGATGGATCCTGAGCAGGATCGGGAGATCTCAGATCATGTCCTTCGGATGCACCGTTACAGAGCCCCTGGAGAGCAGGATGGCGATG CTATGCCCTTGGGTAGTGCTGTGGATATCCTGGCCACAGATGATCCAGACTTCAACCAGGATGACCAGCAGGACACTCAGATTTATGAGAAGCATGACAACCTCCTCCATGGGACCAAGAAGAAAAA GGAGAAGATGGTGAGTGCAGCATTCATGAGGAAGTACATCCATGTGGCCAAGATCATTAAGCCTGTCCTGACGCAGGAGTCGGCTGCCTACATTGCAGAGGAGTACTCGCGTCTGCGCAGCCAGGACAGCATGAGCTCAGACACTGCCAGG ACATCGCCAGTTACAGCCCGAACACTGGAAACCCTGATTCGATTGGCCACTGCCCATGCAAAGGCCCGCATGAGCAAGACTGTGGACCTTCAGGATGCAGAGGAAGCTGTGGAGTTGGTCCAGTATGCTTACTTCAAAAAG GTtctggagaaggagaagaagcgTAAGAAGCGGAGTGAGGATGAGTCGGAGTCAGAAGAAGAAGGGGAGAAAAGCCAGGAGGAAcaagaacagaaaaggaagag GAGGAAGACTCGCCAGGTGGATGCCAAGGATGGTGAATCATACGACCCCTATGACTTCAGTGACACAGAGGAGGAAATGCCTCAAG TACACACACCGAAGACAGCAGACTCTCAGGAGACCAAGGAATCCCAGAAGGTGGAGTTGAGTGAGTCCAG GTTGAAGGCATTCAAGGTGGCTCTCTTGGATGTGTTCCGGGAAGCTCATGCACAGTCTGTGGGCATGAATCGACTCACAGAATCCATCAACAAGGACAAAGAAGAGCCCTTCTCTTCTGCAGAGATCCAGGCTGCCCTGAGTAGGATGCAGGATGACAACCAGGTCATGGTGTCCGAGGGCATCATCTTCCTTATCTGA